The Gammaproteobacteria bacterium genome segment GAGCGTCCGGTACTTTATTTGACTGAGGATACTGCTTGACTACCACTTGCAAATAATTAAGTGCTTCAGGATAGTTTTGTAGATGAGCTTCTAACTCCGCTAGCCAGTAATTCGCATTGGCCGCATAACGTCCATCCGGATAAATCTTCAAATAAGCAATAAATGCATCAACTGCATCAGAGTATGCCTTTGAAGAAACTAAACTATAAGCAGCATCATAGGTTTTTTTTTCTTGATCTTCAGCCGTCACTGGTTGAACCGCCGCGTTTGCTTTTACAGGAGCTACTACAGCAGATGCAACAGGCTTTGGCTTCGTTGTCACAGGAACAGGCACTGGAGCTGCCGCTAATTTCTTATTCAAAATCAGAAACTGTTGGGCTTGCTCTGTTTGTGACTGCTTTAATGCATGTTGCAATTCATCAACGCGCCCTTGTAACTGCTGAACTTCTTGCTCTAATGTATTTATTTTTGTTAGCAAATCATCGTTAATGCCTTGGCTTTTTTGTGCAGCACTTTGAGATGCGCTAACCCTAGGCTCTGGTGCGGCCACAGGTCCACCAGAAGCCAAATAACCACTACCTTCCTGCGAAGATGACGACGAAGCATCATCTGCGTCAGTCACCTGAGGCAGCGCAAAAGAAATTTGCGCTGCACATAAAGCCGATAAAGTAATAAGAATAGGCTTAATTCTCATACGTTAAATCCACTCGTCGATTTTCTTGGTAAGCTTGTTCAGAATCACCGAAAGAAACGGGTTTTTCTTCGCCATAGCTCACTAATTGAATTTGCGCTTTGCTCGCACCATTCAATAACATGAGGTCTTCAATGCTTTGCGCACGACGCCAACCTAATGCAATATTATACTCACGACTTCCACGAGCATCGGTGTTTCCAGCTAACAAAATATGCTTGCTAGAATTGCTTGCAAGATAATGTGCTTGAGCAATGACAGCTTGTTTATCAGCAGGCAAAATATCTGCACTGTCATAAGAGAAGTGATAAGTTTTCACTGCAATCAGTTCTTCCGTCGTCATCGGCTTACCATCTGCGCCCATTAATTCGCCGTGCTCACCTAAACCTTGGCCATTCAAAACACCTGAATCAACATCACCGCCTTCATAACCAGAACCCGCTCCATTCGCACCCGCAGCACTATTGCGATGGCTAGAACACGCTGCCAACGCCATAATGCTTACAGCAATAACGCTCATACTTACAATTTTTTTCAACTTCATTACCTTACCCTCTCTTTTTAAAAAATGATTATATTACTTAGACCATGCAGGTTCTAGCACATTACCTTCACTCGCAGGCAGTTTAAGATTAATTTGCCCATCAACTGAAACAATCGCTAAAACATGCTTATTTCCTGTGTGAGTTGCATACAAAATTAATTTCCCATTAGGTGAAAACTTAGGAGATTCATCTTCATTGTCTCGTGTTAAGACTTGAAAATGATCCGTATCTAAATTTTGCACTGCAACATTAAATCCACTTTTGCTATCCCTATGTAATACTGCCATTTGTTTACCATCAGGAGAAATACTGGCACTTGCATTGTAATCTCCAACATACGTCAAACGTTCAACGCTTTTTGTTGCAAAAGAATACTCATAAATCTGCGGGCTACCGCCACGATTTGATGTAAATACTAAACTACGGCCATCTGGCATATAACAGGGCTCAGTATCAATGGAATAACCCTCAGTCAATCGTGTCACTTCACGACTGGTCAAATCAATAACGTAAAGTTTAGCAGATCCTGTTTGAGAAGACACGAACGCCAATTGCTTGCCATTTGGCGACCAAGTCGGCGCACCATTAATTCCTGCAAGGGCAGTGACCTGCTGTAATGCGCCCGTTTGTATATTTGCCACAAAAATGGCGGGCAATTTTTTCTGAAAAGAAACAAAAGCAATTTGTTGACCGTCAGGTGACCAAGCAGGCGACATCATAGGTTGATTCGAATTAGCTGCCGAGCGTGCATTATGGCCATCATAATCCGCCACCATCAAATGATAATCAGGTTGCGTAGGCGTTTTCCCAGGTTGAGCTAAAATATATGCAATTTTCGAAGAAAAAACACCAGGCCCGCCCAAGAGTGCTTGGTACACTTCATCACTTATTTTGTGGCCTAAACGCCTTAACTGACTTCTCTCCACAGTATATGTCTTGGTCACAAGCACAGAGGAGGGTAATACTTTATCAGCGCTCTGCCCTTTATAAAGATTCACCAAACTCATTTCAACACGATATTGATTAGATTCTTCAGAGGAAATTTTTCCCACCAACACATATTGTGCTGCCAATCCGCGCCAACGTGATACTTGAATTTCTCCTACACTCGTCGGGTTCTGCGGCAAATTAGCTCCTGTTAATACAGAAAACTCACCACTATTGGTTAAGTCATGAACGACAACGGCAGAAACCTGCAGCTCTTCAGGCAAGGTCTCAACATTTTTAAACGGCACAATTGCAATAGGCAAAGCAGAGCGCACACCGCGCGTGAGCTCGAGATTTAATAATGCTTGGGCTGGCATGAATGACAATGCCAAACAAAATAGCGCACATGTTTTTAAAAAAATTTTCATTTTGAATACCTCTTATATATTTATTCAGCACTCACAAAAACATTCTGTAACAATAGCGATTAAAACCCCTCTCCTTCAGGGAGAGGGGCAGGGGTGAGGGGAGTTGATAAAAGTTACTCCACTCATCCGCCTGTCGGCACTTTCTTTCACTGAAAGAAAGCGCTAAACGGGGTTATCCTTTAAATCTCCCCGGAAGGAGAAGGGTCTCCGTCGCTATTGCCGTATTGTATCGCATATGTTACGAATAGATATCTCTTGCTAAATCTCAACAAACTGCTCTGGTTTTAACGTTAAACTAAACTGCTTAAATAACGCTGCTGCATCCGCATCACCTGGCATCGGCAAGGGTGATGCCTTATACACTGCTGCTACCGCTGATTGATCAAGCAATGCATTACCACTTCCTTTCACCACTTGTACATTCATCACTTGCCCAGAAGCCCCCAAGGTGATCACTAATTGACAAGCAAGCTTCGGGTCCGTTCCAGGAGGAACCAACCAATTTTTAGAAATCGCTTCTAAAATCAATCCTTTATATTGATCCACCACCCCATTAATCGCTTCTGATCGTTGCTGCGCAATGGCAGCTTGTTTCGTGGCAATTTGCTTCTGCAATGCTGCGGCTGCTTCATATTGTTGTTTTTGCTTAAGCGCTTTGGCTTCATCATCTTTTTGTTTTTTTAATTTAGCCGCCGCTTCTGCTGCTGCTTTAGATTTCTTCAGTTTTTCAGCGGCAATTTTTTGCTCTTCTTTCAATGCTGCTAACTTTTTTTGCTCTGCAGCTTGTTTTTCTTTCAATACCTCTAGTGCTTTTGCATCATCAATTTTTTTCTGTTCGGCCTTTTTCACCTCAAGCTCATGTTGCTGCTTAAGCTCTTCTAAAGCTTTTTGTTCTGCAATACGTTTTGCTTCAACCGCCTTAGCCTGGTCTTCTATTTTCTTTTGTTGCGCTATTACTGC includes the following:
- the ybgF gene encoding tol-pal system protein YbgF — its product is MRIKPILITLSALCAAQISFALPQVTDADDASSSSSQEGSGYLASGGPVAAPEPRVSASQSAAQKSQGINDDLLTKINTLEQEVQQLQGRVDELQHALKQSQTEQAQQFLILNKKLAAAPVPVPVTTKPKPVASAVVAPVKANAAVQPVTAEDQEKKTYDAAYSLVSSKAYSDAVDAFIAYLKIYPDGRYAANANYWLAELEAHLQNYPEALNYLQVVVKQYPQSNKVPDALLKLGIINQRLGNDAKAQEWLAQLVKEYPQSASAQSAKEYIK
- the tolB gene encoding Tol-Pal system beta propeller repeat protein TolB, encoding MPAQALLNLELTRGVRSALPIAIVPFKNVETLPEELQVSAVVVHDLTNSGEFSVLTGANLPQNPTSVGEIQVSRWRGLAAQYVLVGKISSEESNQYRVEMSLVNLYKGQSADKVLPSSVLVTKTYTVERSQLRRLGHKISDEVYQALLGGPGVFSSKIAYILAQPGKTPTQPDYHLMVADYDGHNARSAANSNQPMMSPAWSPDGQQIAFVSFQKKLPAIFVANIQTGALQQVTALAGINGAPTWSPNGKQLAFVSSQTGSAKLYVIDLTSREVTRLTEGYSIDTEPCYMPDGRSLVFTSNRGGSPQIYEYSFATKSVERLTYVGDYNASASISPDGKQMAVLHRDSKSGFNVAVQNLDTDHFQVLTRDNEDESPKFSPNGKLILYATHTGNKHVLAIVSVDGQINLKLPASEGNVLEPAWSK
- the tolA gene encoding cell envelope integrity protein TolA, producing MRMFHRIRQSPAFLLSLVLHGALFSFLCLNMNKPSQPLIVNKGEKIVHATAIESTQVEAIVKQLKDEKIQQQQAVIAQQKKIEDQAKAVEAKRIAEQKALEELKQQHELEVKKAEQKKIDDAKALEVLKEKQAAEQKKLAALKEEQKIAAEKLKKSKAAAEAAAKLKKQKDDEAKALKQKQQYEAAAALQKQIATKQAAIAQQRSEAINGVVDQYKGLILEAISKNWLVPPGTDPKLACQLVITLGASGQVMNVQVVKGSGNALLDQSAVAAVYKASPLPMPGDADAAALFKQFSLTLKPEQFVEI
- a CDS encoding OmpA family protein; this encodes MKLKKIVSMSVIAVSIMALAACSSHRNSAAGANGAGSGYEGGDVDSGVLNGQGLGEHGELMGADGKPMTTEELIAVKTYHFSYDSADILPADKQAVIAQAHYLASNSSKHILLAGNTDARGSREYNIALGWRRAQSIEDLMLLNGASKAQIQLVSYGEEKPVSFGDSEQAYQENRRVDLTYEN